Proteins from a genomic interval of Mesobacillus sp. S13:
- a CDS encoding dipicolinate synthase subunit B produces the protein MSLKGKKIGFGLTGSHCTYDAVFPEIEKLVNAGAEVLPVVTFTVKNTETRFGKGEDWVQRIEELTGNKVIDSIVKAEPLGPKIPLDCMVIAPLTGNSMSKFANAMTDSPVLMAAKATLRNQNPVVLGISTNDALGLNGVNLMRLMATKNIYMIPFGQDDPVKKPNSMVARMGMLSETIIEAMNGNQLQPVLVERYKDN, from the coding sequence ATGAGTTTAAAAGGGAAAAAGATTGGATTCGGATTAACAGGCTCGCATTGTACGTATGATGCTGTATTTCCTGAAATCGAAAAGTTGGTGAATGCAGGAGCTGAAGTTTTACCAGTTGTCACATTCACTGTGAAAAATACAGAAACACGTTTTGGCAAGGGAGAAGATTGGGTACAGCGAATTGAGGAACTCACTGGCAATAAGGTAATAGACTCAATTGTCAAGGCAGAACCTCTTGGCCCCAAAATCCCACTGGACTGTATGGTGATTGCGCCGCTGACGGGTAACTCCATGAGCAAGTTCGCGAATGCAATGACAGATTCACCAGTTCTGATGGCTGCAAAAGCGACATTAAGGAATCAAAATCCGGTGGTCCTGGGAATATCGACGAATGATGCTTTAGGGCTTAATGGCGTCAATCTGATGAGATTAATGGCGACCAAGAATATTTACATGATTCCTTTTGGCCAGGATGATCCTGTCAAAAAGCCAAACTCAATGGTTGCGAGAATGGGGATGCTTTCCGAAACAATCATTGAAGCGATGAATGGAAATCAGCTTCAGCCAGTACTAGTAGAACGTTATAAGGATAATTAA
- the asd gene encoding aspartate-semialdehyde dehydrogenase: protein MSERKGYRVAVVGATGAVGQQMIQTLESRDFPVSELLLLSSSRSAGTKVQYKGNEITVQEAKPESFEGVDIALFSAGGSVSKALAPEAVKRGAIVVDNTSAFRMDENTPLVVPEVNEEDLHSHNGIIANPNCSTIQMVVALEPLRKKFGLEKIIVSTYQAVSGAGAAAVEELEEQTQAILNGEEYEPKILPVKSAEKHYQIAFNAIPQIDTFVDNGFTYEEMKMINETKKIMHMPDLQVAATCVRLPVGTGHSESVYIEIGQDGVSASDIKELMSDAPGVVLQDDPAQQLYPMPAFCVGKNDVFVGRIRKDLDNEKGFHMWVVSDNLLKGAAWNSVQIAESLVKLGLVK from the coding sequence ATGTCAGAGAGAAAAGGTTACCGTGTAGCAGTAGTGGGAGCAACAGGAGCAGTTGGACAGCAGATGATCCAGACGCTCGAAAGCAGGGATTTTCCTGTATCCGAGCTTTTATTGCTTTCATCATCGAGGTCAGCTGGTACGAAGGTTCAGTATAAAGGAAATGAAATAACAGTACAGGAAGCCAAGCCTGAAAGTTTTGAAGGTGTGGATATTGCCCTTTTCAGCGCAGGTGGTAGTGTTTCAAAGGCTCTGGCACCGGAAGCTGTAAAACGTGGTGCCATAGTTGTTGATAACACAAGTGCATTCCGCATGGATGAGAACACACCGCTTGTCGTGCCTGAAGTCAATGAGGAAGATTTGCATTCGCATAACGGAATCATTGCTAACCCGAACTGCTCTACGATTCAAATGGTTGTTGCACTCGAGCCATTGCGTAAGAAGTTCGGTTTGGAAAAGATCATCGTATCGACGTACCAGGCAGTATCGGGGGCAGGAGCAGCGGCTGTCGAGGAATTGGAGGAACAGACTCAGGCAATTTTGAACGGCGAGGAATATGAACCAAAGATTCTTCCGGTGAAGTCAGCGGAAAAGCACTACCAAATTGCATTCAATGCGATACCGCAGATCGATACATTCGTAGATAACGGATTCACGTATGAAGAGATGAAGATGATCAATGAAACGAAGAAAATCATGCACATGCCTGACCTGCAGGTTGCTGCAACATGCGTTAGGCTTCCGGTTGGCACAGGTCATTCCGAGTCTGTTTATATTGAGATTGGCCAGGACGGTGTTTCAGCATCAGATATTAAAGAACTTATGTCTGATGCACCAGGAGTAGTCCTTCAGGATGACCCTGCACAGCAACTCTATCCAATGCCTGCATTCTGTGTTGGTAAAAATGACGTATTTGTCGGCAGAATCAGGAAAGATCTGGACAATGAAAAAGGCTTCCATATGTGGGTCGTTTCTGACAACTTGTTAAAAGGTGCTGCATGGAACTCAGTCCAGATTGCTGAAAGTCTTGTGAAGCTTGGCTTGGTAAAATAA
- the dapG gene encoding aspartate kinase: MKIIVQKFGGTSVRDEQSRGQAMSHIKNAIADGYKAVVVVSAMGRKGDPYATDTLLSLLGGSDSKISKREHDLLLSCGETISSVVFTNMLLENGISATALTGAQAGFRTNSEHTNARILDMKCDRLLRELDQVDVVVVAGFQGAAKNGDVTTIGRGGSDTSAAALGAALNAEWIDIFTDVEGIMTADPRIAENARPLSVVTYTEVCNMAYQGAKVIHPRAVEIAMQAKVPIRIRSTYSDGLGTLVTALNRENKGTDIKERPVTGIAHVSNVSQIKVFAKKDQYNLQSEVFKAMANENISVDFINISPNGVVYTVLDEMTNRAARVLEGLGHTPQIEKHCAKVSVVGAGMAGVPGVTSKIVTALSEKGIRILQSADSHTTIWVLVKQEDLGKAVNALHDAFQLEEETADFERQDI; this comes from the coding sequence ATGAAAATAATCGTTCAAAAATTTGGCGGTACATCTGTCCGGGATGAACAAAGCCGCGGCCAGGCGATGAGTCATATAAAAAACGCGATCGCTGATGGATATAAAGCGGTTGTGGTCGTTTCTGCGATGGGAAGGAAAGGGGATCCGTATGCTACAGACACCCTTCTCAGTCTTCTAGGAGGTAGTGACAGCAAAATCAGCAAGCGCGAGCATGATTTGCTGTTATCATGTGGAGAAACGATTTCCAGTGTTGTTTTTACGAATATGCTGCTCGAGAATGGGATTAGTGCGACGGCCCTTACAGGTGCCCAGGCAGGATTCAGGACAAATAGCGAGCATACGAACGCCAGAATTCTTGATATGAAATGCGATCGGTTGTTGAGGGAGCTCGATCAGGTCGACGTGGTCGTCGTGGCTGGATTCCAGGGTGCTGCAAAAAATGGAGACGTGACAACAATCGGCCGGGGCGGCAGTGACACATCAGCTGCAGCACTTGGCGCTGCGTTAAACGCGGAATGGATTGACATCTTTACCGATGTCGAGGGAATCATGACAGCTGATCCGAGGATTGCGGAGAACGCAAGGCCTCTTTCCGTGGTCACATATACTGAGGTTTGCAATATGGCATATCAGGGAGCCAAGGTAATCCATCCTCGTGCTGTGGAGATTGCCATGCAGGCAAAAGTTCCGATCAGAATCAGGTCCACCTATTCCGATGGCCTTGGCACGCTGGTTACGGCCCTTAATCGAGAAAATAAAGGAACTGACATTAAGGAAAGGCCTGTAACGGGAATTGCGCATGTTTCAAATGTCAGCCAGATTAAGGTTTTTGCTAAAAAAGACCAATATAATCTCCAATCAGAAGTTTTCAAGGCAATGGCAAATGAAAACATCAGTGTAGATTTTATCAATATTTCTCCAAACGGAGTGGTCTACACGGTTCTTGATGAAATGACCAACCGGGCGGCAAGGGTGTTGGAAGGCTTGGGGCACACGCCGCAAATTGAGAAGCATTGCGCAAAGGTCTCTGTCGTCGGAGCAGGAATGGCAGGAGTACCAGGAGTAACTTCGAAAATTGTAACTGCTTTATCAGAAAAAGGCATTCGCATACTTCAATCCGCTGACAGCCATACAACCATTTGGGTGTTGGTGAAACAGGAGGATTTAGGAAAGGCAGTAAATGCGTTACATGATGCCTTCCAGCTCGAGGAAGAAACAGCAGATTTCGAGCGTCAAGACATATAA
- the dapA gene encoding 4-hydroxy-tetrahydrodipicolinate synthase — MVQFGRVSTAMVTPFDHKGHIDFAKTTQLVNHLIDNGTDSLVVAGTTGESPTLSKEEKIALFQHVVKVVDKRVPVIAGTGSNNTYATIELTKKAEEIGVDAIMIVAPYYNKPNQEGLYQHFKAAAEATTLPVMVYNIPGRSVVNILPETVIKLAEIPNVVAVKEASGDLNAMAKIIANTPEDFLLYSGDDGLTLPVLAIGGTGIVSVASHVIGNEMQAMVDAFFSGRNADAAKMHQRLLPVMEGLFAAPSPAPVKTALQLKGLDVGSVRLPMVPLTEQERSAVAKLFQ, encoded by the coding sequence ATGGTTCAATTCGGAAGAGTATCCACAGCAATGGTGACCCCGTTTGATCACAAAGGTCACATTGATTTCGCTAAAACGACACAGCTAGTTAACCATTTGATTGATAACGGTACAGATTCACTTGTAGTTGCAGGGACAACTGGTGAATCCCCGACTCTTTCCAAAGAAGAGAAAATCGCATTATTCCAGCATGTCGTAAAGGTTGTAGACAAGAGGGTGCCTGTCATTGCAGGAACAGGCAGCAATAACACATATGCCACCATCGAATTGACAAAAAAGGCAGAAGAAATTGGTGTAGACGCGATCATGATCGTAGCACCATACTACAACAAGCCAAACCAGGAAGGTTTATATCAGCACTTTAAAGCGGCAGCAGAAGCTACAACACTTCCAGTGATGGTTTATAATATTCCAGGAAGATCAGTCGTGAATATCCTGCCCGAAACAGTGATTAAACTGGCTGAAATCCCGAATGTGGTCGCGGTAAAGGAAGCTAGTGGTGACTTGAATGCCATGGCTAAAATCATTGCAAATACACCAGAAGACTTCCTTTTATACAGTGGAGATGACGGATTGACTCTGCCGGTCCTCGCAATCGGCGGTACAGGAATTGTCTCTGTAGCTTCACATGTAATTGGAAACGAGATGCAAGCAATGGTCGATGCTTTCTTCAGCGGAAGAAATGCGGACGCTGCAAAAATGCATCAGCGCTTGCTCCCGGTCATGGAAGGACTGTTCGCTGCTCCAAGCCCGGCACCTGTCAAAACGGCATTGCAGCTTAAAGGACTCGATGTCGGTTCCGTTCGTTTGCCAATGGTGCCTTTGACAGAACAAGAAAGATCAGCGGTAGCTAAACTATTCCAATAA
- a CDS encoding RNase J family beta-CASP ribonuclease, which produces MAKNESIKIIPLGGVGEMGKNMYITEVDGDIFVVDVGLMFPEDEMLGIDVVIPDFTYLVLNRDRVKAIFLTHGHEDHIGALSYLLRKMNIPVYGTKLTIALAKEKMREQDFTGSVDFHEINSDTIVDFDKVSVSFFKTNHSIPGSVGISILTSDGAIVHTGDFKFDQAAAPLYKPEIGKMASIGEKGVLCLLSDSTEAERPGHTPSESTVIAELSNVFYNAEGRIIAACFASDLNRIQHLFNSAYANDRKVAVVGNSLKRVYDIALQLGYLQVEEDLIISVNDLKDYDNSQVVILTTGSQGEPIEALQKMAKQVHPQVNILAGDTVLFAASPLRGSEVFIYKTIDMLYRAGANVVTSKNSVQVSSHGSQEELKFMINLMNPKYFIPVHGEYKMLKAHKKLAQFCGIPEENIFIPDRGDVIEISGGKLKFTEKVPAGNTLIDGIGIGDVGNIVLRDRRLLSQDGVLLVVVTLNKTDRRILAGPEIISRGFVYVRESEKLMTDSAALVREIVEQNANKGSFDWNSLKQDIRDSLHQYLYEKTKRRPMIMPIIMEVK; this is translated from the coding sequence ATAGCGAAAAACGAGAGTATTAAAATCATTCCACTTGGTGGAGTAGGGGAAATGGGAAAGAATATGTACATCACTGAAGTGGACGGTGATATTTTTGTAGTTGATGTGGGATTGATGTTTCCTGAGGATGAGATGCTTGGGATTGATGTGGTCATACCCGATTTTACATATTTGGTTTTGAATAGGGACAGGGTCAAAGCGATTTTCCTTACGCACGGGCATGAAGATCATATTGGTGCTTTATCCTATTTATTACGCAAAATGAATATACCGGTTTATGGAACAAAGCTAACAATCGCTCTGGCAAAGGAGAAAATGAGAGAGCAGGATTTCACTGGTTCTGTTGACTTCCATGAAATTAATTCAGATACAATAGTGGATTTTGACAAAGTGTCTGTTTCCTTTTTTAAAACCAATCACAGCATCCCTGGTTCAGTCGGCATCAGCATTCTTACATCAGACGGTGCAATCGTACATACAGGGGACTTTAAATTTGACCAGGCAGCAGCACCACTATACAAACCTGAAATAGGCAAGATGGCTTCAATAGGTGAAAAAGGTGTGCTCTGTCTGCTTTCCGACAGTACCGAGGCTGAAAGACCCGGGCATACACCTTCAGAATCAACCGTGATCGCTGAACTATCCAACGTTTTTTATAATGCAGAGGGCAGGATCATTGCTGCATGCTTCGCATCTGACCTTAACAGAATCCAGCACCTCTTTAACAGCGCATATGCTAACGACCGTAAAGTGGCAGTGGTAGGAAATAGCTTGAAACGTGTATATGACATCGCATTGCAGCTCGGCTACTTACAGGTTGAAGAAGATCTCATCATATCGGTTAATGATTTAAAGGATTATGATAACAGCCAGGTGGTGATTTTAACCACAGGAAGTCAGGGGGAGCCAATAGAAGCTTTGCAGAAAATGGCTAAACAAGTGCATCCTCAGGTGAACATCCTGGCAGGTGACACTGTATTGTTTGCTGCTTCACCTTTAAGGGGAAGTGAAGTTTTTATTTACAAGACGATTGATATGCTTTACCGAGCCGGTGCGAATGTAGTAACCAGCAAAAATAGTGTCCAGGTCTCTAGCCATGGAAGTCAGGAAGAATTGAAATTCATGATCAATCTGATGAATCCTAAATACTTCATTCCTGTACATGGCGAATACAAAATGCTGAAGGCCCATAAAAAACTAGCTCAATTTTGCGGCATCCCGGAAGAAAATATTTTCATCCCTGATCGCGGAGACGTGATTGAAATTTCAGGCGGGAAATTAAAGTTCACAGAGAAGGTACCGGCCGGGAATACATTGATCGATGGAATTGGGATTGGAGATGTAGGCAACATTGTTCTCCGAGATCGAAGGCTGCTATCGCAGGACGGTGTCTTACTTGTAGTTGTCACATTGAATAAAACCGACAGGAGGATTCTTGCTGGACCAGAAATTATATCGCGCGGCTTCGTCTATGTTCGTGAATCAGAGAAGCTGATGACCGATTCTGCTGCACTTGTAAGAGAAATCGTCGAGCAAAATGCCAACAAAGGCTCTTTCGATTGGAATAGTTTAAAACAAGACATCCGAGACTCACTTCACCAATATTTATATGAAAAAACAAAACGCCGTCCAATGATCATGCCGATCATCATGGAGGTTAAATAA
- a CDS encoding ClpP family protease has product MDNDINKFSSENQEGQQGDKENKPSGLLEKIQQLGQTNVPQLSQDSKIHCLTIVGQIEGHMQLPPHNKTTKYEHLIPQLVAIEQNQNIEGLLVILNTVGGDVEAGLAISEMLASLSKPTVSIVLGGGHSIGVPIAVSCDYSFIAETATMTIHPVRLTGLVIGVPQTFEYLDKMQDRVVNFVTKHSNITEETFKELMFAKGNLTRDIGTNVVGHDAVQTGLIHEVGGIGQAMKKLNELIDMNKQESEVIVQ; this is encoded by the coding sequence ATGGATAACGATATAAATAAATTCAGTTCTGAAAACCAGGAGGGCCAGCAGGGGGATAAGGAGAACAAACCATCAGGCCTTCTTGAAAAGATTCAGCAGCTTGGTCAGACAAATGTCCCCCAGCTATCGCAGGATTCGAAGATCCATTGTTTGACCATCGTTGGACAAATTGAGGGACATATGCAGCTTCCGCCACATAATAAAACGACAAAATATGAACATTTGATTCCACAGCTTGTTGCAATTGAACAAAACCAGAATATTGAAGGGTTACTTGTCATTCTTAATACAGTTGGCGGGGATGTGGAAGCAGGGCTGGCAATTTCGGAAATGCTGGCATCACTTTCTAAGCCGACCGTTTCCATCGTACTTGGCGGCGGTCATTCCATCGGAGTGCCAATAGCAGTTTCCTGTGATTATTCGTTCATTGCAGAGACCGCGACAATGACAATTCATCCAGTCAGGCTGACTGGACTCGTAATCGGCGTTCCACAAACATTTGAATACCTCGATAAAATGCAGGATAGAGTTGTGAATTTTGTTACGAAGCATTCCAACATTACTGAAGAAACATTCAAAGAGTTGATGTTTGCCAAAGGCAACCTGACTAGGGATATCGGAACGAATGTTGTCGGCCATGATGCAGTCCAGACTGGTTTGATCCATGAAGTCGGGGGAATAGGGCAGGCGATGAAAAAGTTAAATGAATTAATTGATATGAATAAACAAGAGTCAGAAGTGATTGTACAATGA
- a CDS encoding YlzJ-like family protein → MILYTMMPHEQVFPPSEEAAVNQVMISYNGIPIMAEYTENHEYRVVRVMSTDPNHYMETSCLPGSTITLS, encoded by the coding sequence ATGATCCTCTATACGATGATGCCGCATGAACAGGTATTCCCGCCAAGTGAAGAGGCAGCCGTTAACCAGGTCATGATCAGCTATAATGGAATTCCTATCATGGCTGAATATACAGAGAATCATGAGTACCGGGTAGTCAGAGTAATGAGTACCGACCCTAACCATTATATGGAAACATCTTGTTTGCCTGGTTCTACCATTACTCTCTCTTAG
- a CDS encoding DNA translocase FtsK: MAKKKRRQSRKKNTLKTTVQYELAGLALLALAIIAMADLGAVGGAVVMFFRFFFGEWYMLSLVGLVVFSIFIMWKRSLPFIFHTKLIGTYLIISAILLLSHVTLFELLSNGGKFEDPSVIKNTFELYVMEAKGETSTNDLGGGMIGAVMFALFYFLFDAAGSQLIAFLLIIIGAILVTGKTFSEVAGKILTPIGSFIREQWFSFIEDLKQWKENQQHKKTERQQAKQAENESSQAVAKQAPAEKTIELADEPAPEPIISSFAERAYANPADSQQQQPEKKAKAASDTEDEAEELPQNITFTEVENTSYELPPIDILKLPNKTDQSGEYEMIHANAAKLERTFHSFGVKARVTQVHLGPAVTKYEVHPDVGVKVSRIVSLNDDLALALAAKDIRIEAPIPGKSAIGIEVPNSEVAMVSLREVIESKQHNKPGSKLQIGLGRDITGEAVLAELNKMPHLLVAGATGSGKSVCINGIITSILMKAKPHEVKLMMIDPKMVELNVYNGVPHLLAPVVTDAKKASQALKKVVSEMERRYELFSHTGTRNIEGYNEYIKRYNSEEEANQPLLPFIVVIVDELADLMMVASSDVEDSITRLAQMARAAGIHLIIATQRPSVDVITGVIKANIPSRIAFAVSSMTDSRTILDMGGAEKLLGRGDMLFLPVGASKPVRVQGAFLSDEEVEEVVNYVIGQQKAQYQEEMIPEDVPENTSEVEDELYGDAVDLVVEMQTASVSMLQRRFRIGYSRAARLIDEMELRGVVGPYEGSKPRTVLVAKSEEA; the protein is encoded by the coding sequence ATGGCCAAAAAGAAAAGACGGCAATCGAGAAAGAAGAATACATTGAAAACAACTGTTCAATATGAACTTGCCGGGTTAGCGCTGCTCGCATTAGCGATCATAGCGATGGCGGATTTGGGAGCGGTCGGAGGAGCGGTCGTGATGTTCTTCCGATTTTTCTTCGGAGAATGGTATATGCTCAGTCTCGTAGGGCTGGTCGTGTTCAGTATTTTCATCATGTGGAAACGAAGCCTGCCTTTTATATTCCACACTAAATTAATTGGTACATATCTGATAATAAGTGCAATCCTGCTATTAAGCCATGTGACATTATTCGAACTTTTATCCAATGGCGGCAAGTTTGAGGATCCAAGTGTCATTAAAAACACTTTCGAATTATATGTGATGGAGGCAAAAGGAGAGACAAGCACGAATGATCTCGGAGGCGGGATGATCGGGGCTGTGATGTTTGCGCTGTTTTACTTTTTGTTTGATGCAGCCGGATCTCAGCTGATTGCCTTCCTGCTAATCATTATTGGCGCCATTCTTGTCACAGGCAAAACATTCAGTGAGGTTGCCGGAAAAATCCTGACACCAATCGGCAGTTTTATCAGAGAACAATGGTTTTCATTCATTGAAGACCTTAAACAATGGAAAGAAAATCAACAACATAAAAAGACAGAAAGACAACAGGCAAAACAGGCTGAAAATGAGAGCAGCCAGGCAGTTGCTAAGCAAGCGCCAGCTGAAAAAACGATCGAACTTGCTGATGAGCCAGCCCCTGAGCCTATCATCTCCAGCTTTGCGGAGCGAGCTTACGCAAATCCTGCTGATTCTCAACAACAGCAGCCAGAAAAGAAAGCTAAAGCTGCAAGTGACACCGAAGACGAGGCAGAAGAGTTGCCGCAGAACATTACTTTTACTGAAGTTGAAAATACCTCGTATGAACTTCCGCCAATCGATATATTGAAGCTTCCGAATAAAACGGATCAAAGCGGAGAATATGAAATGATTCACGCGAATGCGGCCAAGCTTGAACGCACATTCCACAGCTTCGGGGTAAAAGCAAGAGTGACCCAAGTTCATCTGGGACCAGCGGTAACGAAATATGAAGTTCACCCTGATGTCGGTGTCAAGGTAAGCAGAATTGTCAGCCTTAATGATGATTTGGCACTGGCATTGGCAGCAAAGGATATCAGGATTGAAGCTCCGATACCGGGAAAGTCAGCAATTGGTATAGAAGTTCCGAATTCTGAAGTTGCAATGGTTTCTTTACGGGAAGTAATCGAATCGAAGCAGCATAACAAACCAGGATCCAAACTCCAAATTGGTTTGGGCCGTGATATTACGGGTGAAGCAGTGCTTGCCGAACTGAATAAAATGCCTCACCTTCTTGTTGCCGGTGCTACCGGAAGCGGAAAGAGTGTGTGTATTAACGGTATTATCACCAGCATCTTGATGAAGGCAAAGCCCCATGAAGTCAAATTGATGATGATTGACCCTAAGATGGTAGAGTTAAATGTATATAATGGTGTTCCGCATCTGCTGGCCCCGGTTGTGACCGATGCCAAGAAAGCATCGCAGGCACTCAAAAAAGTGGTCAGTGAGATGGAAAGGCGCTATGAGCTCTTCTCACACACGGGTACAAGGAATATCGAAGGCTACAATGAATATATCAAGAGATATAATAGCGAGGAAGAAGCAAACCAGCCACTGCTTCCATTCATCGTAGTAATTGTCGATGAGCTGGCAGACTTGATGATGGTTGCGTCCTCTGATGTTGAAGATTCTATCACGAGGCTGGCACAGATGGCACGTGCTGCCGGAATCCATTTGATCATAGCTACACAGAGACCATCTGTTGATGTCATTACAGGGGTTATCAAAGCGAATATTCCTTCAAGAATTGCATTTGCTGTTTCCTCGATGACAGACTCAAGGACGATTCTAGATATGGGCGGTGCAGAGAAACTGCTTGGAAGAGGGGACATGCTGTTCCTGCCTGTTGGGGCGTCAAAGCCTGTGAGGGTGCAGGGAGCATTCTTATCGGATGAAGAGGTAGAAGAGGTTGTAAACTACGTCATTGGCCAGCAGAAAGCACAGTATCAAGAAGAAATGATCCCAGAGGATGTTCCAGAGAACACATCAGAGGTAGAGGATGAATTGTACGGAGATGCCGTCGATCTTGTAGTGGAAATGCAAACCGCTTCTGTTTCTATGCTTCAAAGAAGGTTCAGGATTGGATATTCTCGTGCAGCAAGACTGATCGATGAAATGGAGCTGCGTGGTGTCGTTGGGCCTTATGAAGGAAGCAAGCCGCGTACCGTCCTAGTGGCTAAGTCCGAAGAGGCATAA
- a CDS encoding GntR family transcriptional regulator: protein MSIKSDNRHLYLQVIDHLKQDIQKGIYKEREKLPSEFDLAKQLGVSRATLREALRILEEENVIVRRHGVGTFVNAKPLFESGIEQLNSVTGMIEHAGMKPGTIFLNSTTTGPTEEDIRRFSCSHDDEITLVERVRTANGEPVVYCLDKIPSSILPEDSSFEDESLLHLLEVKSNRKVTYAVAQIEPIGYHEKISPILECEPETALLVLKQMHFDENDVPILYSVNYFKADKFSFHVLRKRI, encoded by the coding sequence ATGTCGATCAAGTCAGATAACCGGCACCTGTATTTACAAGTAATCGATCACCTGAAGCAAGATATTCAAAAAGGTATTTATAAAGAAAGAGAAAAACTACCTTCAGAATTTGATCTTGCCAAACAGCTTGGAGTCAGCAGAGCTACACTAAGAGAAGCATTGCGGATACTTGAAGAAGAAAACGTCATAGTTCGCAGGCATGGTGTAGGGACTTTTGTCAACGCCAAACCGTTGTTTGAGTCAGGTATTGAACAGTTGAACAGCGTGACGGGCATGATTGAGCATGCAGGGATGAAGCCTGGTACAATCTTCTTGAACTCAACGACTACTGGGCCAACCGAAGAAGATATCCGACGTTTTTCATGCTCTCATGATGATGAAATCACACTGGTTGAAAGGGTCAGAACTGCAAACGGGGAACCTGTCGTCTATTGTCTTGACAAGATTCCTTCAAGCATCCTGCCGGAAGATTCTTCATTTGAAGATGAGTCTTTGCTTCATCTTCTTGAAGTTAAATCGAACCGGAAGGTAACATACGCAGTTGCTCAAATTGAGCCAATTGGCTATCACGAGAAGATTTCACCCATCCTTGAATGCGAGCCGGAAACAGCACTGCTTGTTTTGAAGCAAATGCATTTCGACGAAAATGATGTTCCGATTCTTTATTCGGTGAATTACTTTAAAGCCGACAAGTTCAGTTTTCATGTCCTTAGGAAAAGAATTTAA
- a CDS encoding BMP family lipoprotein: MKKRKFGLVMSLLLAAGTMLAGCGSDEGDSSKGKESDLRVGMVTDAGTIDDKSFNQGTWEGILKAEEEFGVKTKYLKPAGTTEAEYLKEIGNLYDAEYKFIVTPGFKFETAVFQAQDKYEDAKFVILDGNPHSGDYNPVVKDNTVAVFFAEHESGFLAGVAAAVELKEGEAGFIGGMEIPAVQKFNWGFQQGLKYANENLDTNVTIKAENVVYQGSFDNAAAGGQIAAQFYDRGVDVIFTAAGGVGVGAINEAKNRAKAGENVWIVGVDVDQYEDGKYEGDKSVILTSAMKKLDQVSYDMVQAELDGKFPGGETLIFDAKNDGIGLPEKNPNLSEETTAKVKEVYEKVKSEEIKVSAEQGDLFK, encoded by the coding sequence TTGAAAAAGCGTAAATTTGGTTTGGTAATGTCATTGCTTTTAGCAGCAGGTACAATGTTGGCAGGTTGCGGAAGCGACGAAGGCGACAGTTCTAAGGGCAAGGAGTCAGACTTAAGAGTTGGTATGGTCACTGACGCAGGTACGATTGATGACAAGTCATTCAACCAGGGTACTTGGGAAGGAATCCTGAAGGCTGAAGAAGAATTCGGCGTTAAGACAAAATACCTAAAGCCAGCAGGAACTACTGAAGCAGAATACTTAAAAGAAATTGGTAACTTATACGACGCAGAATATAAGTTCATCGTTACACCGGGCTTTAAATTCGAAACAGCTGTTTTCCAAGCCCAGGATAAATATGAAGATGCTAAATTCGTCATTCTTGATGGAAACCCACACAGTGGAGATTACAACCCAGTTGTTAAAGATAACACTGTAGCTGTATTCTTTGCAGAGCACGAGTCAGGTTTCCTTGCTGGTGTTGCTGCAGCTGTTGAATTGAAAGAAGGCGAAGCTGGATTCATCGGCGGTATGGAAATCCCTGCTGTACAAAAGTTCAACTGGGGCTTCCAACAAGGTCTTAAATATGCAAATGAAAACCTTGATACGAATGTAACAATCAAGGCTGAAAACGTAGTTTACCAGGGTTCATTTGACAACGCTGCTGCTGGCGGTCAAATTGCAGCTCAATTCTATGATCGTGGCGTAGATGTTATCTTCACTGCTGCTGGTGGTGTTGGTGTTGGAGCGATCAACGAAGCGAAGAACCGTGCGAAAGCTGGAGAAAACGTCTGGATCGTTGGTGTTGACGTAGACCAGTATGAAGATGGTAAATACGAAGGGGATAAGTCAGTCATCCTTACTTCTGCAATGAAGAAGCTTGACCAAGTTTCTTACGATATGGTTCAAGCAGAGCTTGACGGCAAATTCCCAGGCGGAGAAACTTTGATTTTCGATGCTAAGAACGATGGAATTGGTCTTCCTGAGAAAAACCCTAACCTAAGCGAAGAAACAACAGCCAAGGTTAAAGAAGTATACGAAAAAGTTAAATCTGAAGAAATCAAAGTCTCTGCTGAGCAGGGAGATTTATTCAAGTAA